The genomic window GCAGTTCCGGGATCGGTCGGTCCAAACCGATTAATAATGGCAGCTGCATACATAGACAGATAGCCAGAACAATCTGAGGCATTCACAGGTTGAGGATCACGAAGATACAGATCCCCAAGACTCAACAATTTCTTGGTACAAGAACCACAAGCAAGGTCATCATCCAGAGATCGATTACAATAAAGCTTCATCTCTTGCAACTTGGACTCGGGAAATTTGATCTCAAACTGTGCCACAGATGTAATATTCATACAGCCCTTTGAGATCCATCCAGCCTGATAACCACAGCCAGACTGGATATCAAGACCATCTGAAACCTCGCTAATCACGTTCCGATATGATTGCCAACATGTCTGAAATGTATCAGGAGGAGGAACAAAGGACCTGGCGGTTCGCAGATATTCTGACCGAACAAAACGAATTCCATCAGGAACGAATTGACATTGATTAGGCAGATCAATAAATGAATGTTTCGGACGAGCTTTACTGACTAATTCACGAATGACACTGTAGTTTAATGGGCAAGAGGCTTCAAAAAGGTTTCTGTTTGAGATTTCCCAGCAATTAGCACTTTGAAAACAGAATTCTGAAAGGGCTAAGAGCAGGACTAATTGAAAAACCTTGAACTGAAAGAGGAACATGTCTGAGTTATGGTTTCATAGGATCTGAAAACCATGATTCCAACCTGAACTTTCATGGGAATGGATAATCATAACCTTAAATCTACCTTTCTCAATGTCTCAGCCTCAATGACCTTTCTTGACAGTCAGTGATTGGGCGGCAAGAGATAGAACGAgtcttcaacttattttttaagcGAGGATTACTTCATTTGTCTATGCTGATATTGATTCCCTAACAACTGCATTCTTTGTAGCCCGTGTGACTTCATAGGATACTAATTTAACATATGGTTTTTAACACTTAGCTATGAACATGGaaccttttaaaattatgaaatgaaaattttgaatcaGTCTAGGAAGATATCTAGAGGGATAATCTTTATTTACTGGTGAAGTTTAGCTTAGATGATGCTTTGTATTATAGTACATGTCATCTTCTTTGTAGATGACAAGGTTTCAACATGCCATCTTGCAAGGATGACCTGAGCTaagttttgaattgaattaaaaataatattgttttaataaaatccaGTTGATCCAGCTAAACATGATCTAGATCCAACCAAAtcaatactaatttttttaatattatttttaattcaattcaataattccTATCCTTTTTCAAGTCAACCGATCCGACAGCTAGGATAAATTACTCAACCTTCAAAACCAGGAACAGACTAAAATTCCCACAGGAGGTATTCAGCAGAAAGGAATGATGATGAATGCCggctcaacaaaaaaaaaatggcgaAGGTCAAGGTCCcatgagaatgaaattgttCTATGGGGAACTCGAGTTCtggaaacataataaaaattggAACCAAAACGTGGTCAAACACgccaaaaatctaatttttaagcAACATTAATGACTTTCTTCACACTCTACAGTTACTTTTGGAGGAGATTACGCATCCTTGAAGTTGAAGTATTCATAcctgatttttaaagttttgagaCTCTTGAATGCTGATGCTAGGATCGGGTAATGTTTgggattgtattttaaaaaataattaaaaaagatttaaattaaattttttttagtttttataacgttttaatgtgttgataaataaaaaatattttaatatatttttagataaaaaaatattttaaaaaatatcttaattatacCACAATTTTAAATACTACCTCCCATAGACTtggttaataattttataagattCAAAGTGAAGCAATAAATATCTTTGAAACTTGCGTCTTCAAATTTTAATGTTATCATCttaaattatagagaaaaatcctaatatattataaaaattcttaattgaataatttgattaaaagaaaactaagatatcaactatatatttatatagaagCAAAAACTAacacaactaaaaaaatccaaaattatataagaaaaataataagaattcaaaattaaatagaaaaggaatTAAAGCAACAAAAATGGGAGTTTTAGGCCCTAATTTGAGGGAGttcttattttagaattttttttaatttatagctaGTTAACCTCTTGTAGAACTAGTTCTGtataatagaatttttttaaaacaaatctgAATTGACCCAatagttaaatataaattaagttataGTTAGGCTACGATGTTTGACAAGTTCaatcttctttaaaattttaatttatttatctgatTCATAAACATACTTTGTAACGCATTCAACGTCACAAAGTAAATGTAATTACTTATGAATCAATTTTCACctccaaaaaagaaagataaaatgtaGCAAAGCTAACCCACCCCTGAAAAAActggaaaatattatttgtaaataaCTATTTATCCGATCCAAGCCCTCAAGAGAATATTGTTAAAGAATATAGACTtcagaatttaattaaaaaaaatttggataaaATCCTGAAAATAATGGATGTAAAGATTTGAGGTATGTTTAGGATTGTAatgtttttcgtttaaaaatatataaaaataatattttttattttaaaaaaattatttttaatatcatcacatcaaaacaatttaaatatatataaaaaaaatttgggaccaagaggtttgctccatctatgatctcaggttcgagccctgtggttgctcatatgatggtcacttgagacttacatggtcgttaacttcaggactcgtgggattagtcgaggtgcgcgcaagctgacccggacatccacgttaaactaaaaaactaaaaatatatatatatatatatatatatatatatataatatttttaataaaaaaaattaaaaattttaaaactacgaATTGcaccacattaaaaaatatatatatatttaataatggaGTACATTGTGCATCTCAAACGGACCGTAACATGATGCAAGCCCCCTGCAAGACTAGCCCAATTCTATTAGGAAGGTTCCAAGTGAGCCAGTGGTTAGGCCTTCTATTGCCATTTTTGGGAAGAAATCACAGGCAAAATTTAATCTCTATGAATGTTTTTTCATCGGCTTCCTTTCGAGTCAagaattcaagataaatttggttaatgataaaaaaataaaaataaaggaaagatgAATTTGGTATAGGTGCAATAACAaaccaatcaaaacaaaaattactgttgactacaaaaataaacaggagactttctcttaatatatttttgagatttggaattttttgtaatattcaatTGGATGCCCTTTTCACCAGACTCGACTGATTTAGACCTTGAATTgttatggataaaaaaaataaaagaaaaaattcctAGTAAAAATCATGCATTAATTCTAATCAATTGAAGTTTTATCTTGTTAAAACTAGACGTTTCAAcccatgaatttattttttttttaaataatattatgagtttaggacccgtgagattagtcgagatgtacGCAAACTGGTCCGGATAtctaagttaataaaaaaaaaacatatcatggTAGCATTACCTCTACAAATTTGTAACTTGTGAAAAGATTAATCAAAACCCCACGTAAAGTTTTCGAGACGAGGATACTAATTAACCAACATAAAGAAGATATGCCAGTAATAAGTAAAATACACATAGCAATATTTTGGGAGATGCTGGCTGGAAGTTTTCTCCTGAGAAATCTGCCCAAACCTCTTACAAAGATGCCCAGTAATGCACTTCGTTTGCAGCAGGAACCAATTACGCATGCATCCATCGCAAGTTTACTGAATAAGAAGCCTAATACAAGCCTATGACGCATGCTGGCTATGTGCTTGCATGTAAATTTAGCCTATATTCTAGTGAAAGACTGATGTGAATGTTCATGGTGTTGCCGTGTTGGTTATGCTGAAAAGGGAAGGTGATCGAGCCATTAAATGCATGGAAATGGCTATTAGATCAATTCAAGAAGACTAATTATAGTGTTCCCTTCGTTTTCCATGGCAGGATATGGCCTGTCTTCCATTGATATAGTTACGCAAACTTACCATTTTTGTGTCTCGTGTGCCTTGGCATGCCTTCCATTCTGTACTTTCTTACGGAATCATGTTTGCATAATTTTTTGTCGATTCAGTTAAATCCAAATCGTTTTCATTAGATGATTGTGTAAACAATTCGTATTCTTAAACCAGATTGGTTCAAAATCTAGTACAAGGCATGTTGACTCTTCAATGGAATAGGAGAAGAGTGCATGAAAAAGCCACCGAGTTTTCTTGAGAGCTGAGCCGACATGGCTTTTGGCCCAATGcatgtattttcttattttatttttcaaaagagaaatatatatatatagcattcatttctccttttttttttattaacatgagtgTTTGGGTCATCTTGCGCGCACTTCGACTAATACCACAGTcctaaagttaatgaccatgtaagcttccagtggttctgaggtttgtgagactccaactggtgatttttaaaaaacaaatataaaacctGACCAGCGAGCTACACCGATCAATGTTGCATTTGTCTAACTATAGTCAATCCAATCTCGTGTCATTTCTATTTTAAGCAATTAGATCCTTAATCAATCCATAGAAACCCTTCAATCTCCCTTCCCAGATTTAGTGACGACATGGAGCACTAGCAATCATTGAATTACACACTAATCTGAtctgatttaaaatattaaactacACACTGTACACTTTATTATAACATGAAAGGGTGTTTATGAGAAAGTGGATCTACACgagtttctttatttattagtaGCGCTATTATTAATCTGGGGCCGATTCGGTGGATTAAAGAAAGTCGTAATTGGtatcatcttttttaaaaaaaattaaaattattttattttaatttttttaaaaataaattatatgttcaCTAACTATGGTTAGCTCGCAAAAATCTTGTCTCGAGTGGACCATACGTCAGGTTTaatgattatatttaataatatattatttttatatttatttttattactttttaattaaataaaaaagtattctaataaaaaaatttagcaaacataattatgtaaatattttttattgtgagcttaaatatcttgatctacacacgtctcttaatttttctagttttttttaattattatttatggttttttttatttattaacaaatataattctcaatttatttgattatatgtatatataaattttttattttcacttgaaCAATTCTTAACTACAAAAAGTATTGAAaaagcctatatatatatataaaataaaaatataatttgactcacGATAAAACACGGGTCAAGTATCTAGTTTATATACATGAGTTGTTCATTTCCAatgatcaaaagaaaatgaaaatgaattaaaaaaaaatgaagttattatttatttttcaaaatattcaaaattagaATCAATTAAAACGCTAGATACATCAATCTccaaatatttcatttttttatatcaaaacaataaaaaaaacttagtaacccaaaaacaagttcaaatctAAGTTACATTCAATTAACATACCCAACCCCAAATATCAAGcattgaaatatataatttccCATACTCCActcgtaaaaaaaaatgatgaaaaaaacctTATATTCTTAAGATACCAACTGGGAAACATTTCTTTAACCtccaaagtaaaagaaaaattaaaaaaaaaatcgaatttgTCATTTCATTGAACTTCAAGGACCCCATTGAAATTCCCCAAAATCTTACCTTCCACttcaaattaactccaaaaaacaaaaaaacaaaacaaccacACACGCTCTCAAATAGAGCGTCTCTTACACGCGCTCACACAGATTTCCATTTCCATCAACAAGATgtaaacacaaaatcaaagccAAGAACTCCAAGAaaccgtctctctctctctctgaagtCAATACTCAAACAATAATCCACCTAACCAAACTCGGcctatctctttctctctctctctatttcacATCGCCGgaaaaattaaactcaatttttcaCCGGAACTTGCTATTCTTATCCAATTTACATGATCGATCGCCGGTAGCCGGTGACTGtctgattttctattttttatctcttgatTATTATGAAGAATAATAGCAACAAAGGAGAAAGTAATAGCAGCAGCAGTCACAATAACAGTAAAAACAACCGGTTTATTCCAAATTCTTTGAAATTCATTTCTTCTTGTATTAAAACCGCTTCTTCCGGTGTCCGGTCAGCCAGCGCTTCTGTTGCTGCTTCCGTCTCCGGTGACCACCACGACCACAAAGACCAGGTTCAGTTCtttccttaaaatttttttggtattttttatgctttttatttgattttgtagtTTATGTCACTTTATTTTAGTTGtcgaatttaataatttgaacttaaatatgttttttttttaatttaatgaatattcAATGTTACTGTTTGTTTGGTTGCTAAAAAAGAtgtatgaaattaaagaaacgGAAATGATGATTGCAGCGTAGTTTAGTTtaggtttttagtttttaaccaaacagggcactaaaatttaaattttgaaaagacgtgttttatttattttattctatttttatttcattttcttgaagTAGTCTAAGGGTTTACTAATGAATTATTTCGGAATTTcaagattgatttatttattttctgtgaAATTAGTAGATTTAAGTTACTTGGCATTACTGTAATTGTAGGGGTTTATTAGAAAAGTCGATAGGATTGCGGATGTTGCTTGCGAGCTTTGCTAGTGAAGCCGATTGTCATGGAATTAAGTGACTTGAGATCGAATGGGAGGGGTGAAGTGACTGGGTTTCTAATAGAATATAGATGCTTAAAATTTTGTGGAGAGTTAGAGAAAGAACTGCAATGCCAGGTTGTGATATTGGAAATGCTTTTTTGACAGGCAATGGTGCTAGTTTGATGTTTTATTGGCTTGCAATTTTCGCTTAGAGCTGTttggtttcttttaattgtgcTGCATTTCGATTTGTACCTTACATGCAGTGATTTGGTATTTTATTGTTTGGCGAAACAGGTGCTCTGGGCCTCATTTGACAAACTAGAGCTTGGTCCTGGTTCCTTGAGGAACGTTCTTTTACTTGGGTACTCCAGTGGCTTTCAAGTCATTGATGTTGAAGATGCCTCTAACATCACGGAACTAGTGTCTAGACGTGATGATCCAGTTACGTTTTTACAGATGCAGCCCCTCCCTGCAAAGTCTGAGGGTTGCAAAGGAGAGGGATATAGGGCATCACATCCTTTGCTCTTGGTTGTTGCATGTGATGAATCAAAGAGCTCAGGTCCAATTCTCAGTGGGAGAGATGGATTTAATGAGCCTCATATGGGAAATGTTGCCATCTCTCCGACTATTGTTCGGTTTTACTCGTTGAGGTCTCATAATTATGTTCATGTTCTGCGATTCCGTTCGACTGTCTATATGGTTAGAAGCAGTCAGCGGATCGTTGCTGTGGGTCTTGCAACACAAGTAAGCATAAGCTTTACCTAAGATGCTTTTCACTGTAACTTCTAGTGTATTCATATATGCTGCTAGTTTTTGTGGAGTTTTTACCAGTTCCTTTGAAAACCCAGAATAATCACACATGGGATGGTTGCTGTGCTGCTACTAGTTAATGAAGACATCTATTGGATGAAGTTTTATCATCTGCTAATTGAagattttgtaaattaattatggCTTGGTTAATTAGTGGAGCTAAGCGATTGAAACACTCttgatatcttttttgtttcctgATTGTGCTGGCAGATATACTGCTTCGATGCCCTCACTTTTGAGAACAAATTCAGTGTTCTCACTTATCCTGTCCCTCAATTGGGAGGTCAAGGAATGGTTGGGGTTAATATCGGCTATGGTCCTATGGCTGTGGGTCCTAGGTGGTTAGCCTATGCTTCTGACAACCCACTGGTGTTAAATACAGGCCGCTTGAGTCCACAAAGTCTTACTCCTCTGGGTGTAAGTCCATCAAGTTCACCTGGCAGTGGGAGTCTGGTAGCTCGGTATGCCATGGAATCTAGTAAGCAATTAGCTACTGGTTTAATAAATTTGGGAGACATGGGCTACAAAACTCTGTCTAGATATTGCCATGATCTTATGCCTGATGGTTCTAGTTCTCCTGTATCTTCAAACTCAAGCTGGAAAGTTGGTCGTGGGGCAACAAATTCAGCAGATACAGATACTGCTGGAATGGTTAGTTTTCAACAAGCTGAGAACTGGAACTTTATTTGGAGTATGCAATGATGtgactgaaaattaaaaactagtttTCATGTCCTGGCTTATATGTTTCATTCTTCCAATGAAATTATGCTCTTAAGTTATATTTTGCTTTGTCTTCCAATATAAAGGTATGTCTTTTACTTTTCTAGACATTTAAGTACCAGAAGCACATGGCAGAAAGCATCTGGTGTTAACATTCCAGTGTAACTCCAATATTTTCTCTCTTACTTAAATGTTCTATTGCAGGTAGTTGTGAAAGATTTTGTTTCCAGAGCTGTGATATCTCAATTTAGAGCTCATACTAGTCCAATTTCTGCTCTGTGTTTTGATCCAAGTGGTACACTTTTGGTCACTGCCTCTATTCATGGgaacaatataaatatttttcggATTATGCCATCCTGCTCTCAGAGTGGACAAGGCGCTAAGAATTATGATTGGAGCTCTTCTCATGTTCACCTTTACAAGCTGCATCGTGGCATTACCCCCGCTGTAAGTTCCTTTTTTCCCTGGCTCTCAATATCATTGTTGCCCGTATATTCATAGAGCGTATTCCTTTGTGTTTGTCATACAGATTATACAAGACATTTGCTTTAGTCATTACAGTCAGTGGATTGCCATTGTTTCATCCAGGGGAACTTGCCATATTTTTGTGCTTTCCCCTTTTGGCGGTGAGAATGTTCTTCAAATACATAATTCCCATGTTGATGGGCCTGCTCTTTCTCCTGTTGTATCCTTACCATGGTGGTCCACTCCATCTTTCCTGGTAAACCAgcattctttttcttcatcgCCGCCATCACCCGTTACCCTTTCTGTGGTGAgcagaattaaaaataataactctgGATGGCTCAACACAGTTAGCAATGCTACTTCTTCTGCAGCAGGAAAGGCTTCAATTCCATCTGGTGCTATAGCTGCTGTTTTTCATAGCTGTGTGCACCAAGATTCGCAATCTGCTCACTTGAGAAAAGTTAACTCTTTGGAGCACCTAATGGTTTACACTCCTTGTGGTCATGTAGTTCAATATAAACTGCTGTCATCAGTGGGTGGAGAGCCAAGCGAAATTGCTTCAAGAAATGGGCCAGCTTCTTCAGTGCACATGCAAGATGAGGAATTAAGAGTGAATGTTGAATCCATCCAATGGTGGGATGTTTGCCGAAGAGCAGATTGGCCTGAAAGGGAGGAATGCATTTCTGGAATCACTCATAGAGGACAAGAAACTAAAGAGACAGTCATGGACACGTCTGATGGTGAAGATGATGGTATTGCGCATTCACAATTGGTGATGTCCCACGAACCATCTCATTGGTATCTCTCCAATGCAGAGGTGCAGATGAGCTTTTGGAGAATACCACTTTGGCAGAAATCTAAGGTATTTTTCAGAAGATCAGTACGCAGTGTTTCAACTTATCATGTTTCAACTTTGCTTATATTCAATCCCCTCTATGCTTTAGATGTATTTCTATGCAATGAGTCATCTGGGGCCTAAAGAAGAGAACATCAGTGAAGATCAAACTGGTCAAGAGATTGAAATAGAGAAGGTTCCTGTTCATGAGGTTGAGATTAGGCGGAAGGACCTGCTGCCTGTTTTTGACCATTTTCACAGGTCTCCTGAATGGAGCGAACGGTAATTCACAAGTTTTTCTGCGTTGTAGTTATGGTAACTGTGAATAATTGTTAAGTGATGTTACCTCAATCATTCTTCTTCCATATTCACGTGTTTTAGTTCTATTTTAAGAGCGCATCACACCCCACTTCAGCTGTTTCTTTTTAGCAATGGTAAGTTGGAGGCTGTTCGTAAAATTCTCATATTGAGCTTGCTAATTGTGCAAGAGTGAAAACAAAGATGCAAGGCTTGTTCCCGCTGAATAATGGTTTCGTAGAGTGAAAACTAAATTTGCTCACACCTGAGACTCTTAAAGCGCTTCTTTTTGCACATATTTCTTGTTGGGAACTCTCTCAGTTAATCCATTTtgcatttcttgaatttttcttttttttctttgacaattaCTACAAAGCTCATTGACATTAAATTTTCTGTGACCTTCAGAAGAATGGAAGCATTAAATGAAGAGGGGCTtagaatgaaattttttttgagaaacaactaattaaaaaaCTGTTAGACAGGTGACAAATGATTTATGCTTCTTAATAATATGGGAAATTTAGCAAAATATACTCATCAAAGGTTTTGCACTCTTTAATTCAAAGCAATGCATCTCTTATTTTGTCTTCTTGCATGGAATTTGAAAGTTTATTGGGTTTGTTTTGTAACTAACTCTTAAAATGTCAtcgtaagaaaaaatattgatggtgGTTGCTTGAGGGGGTAGGGGTAGGAAGTGGGCAAATAGTTGGAAATATCCATCTAAACAATGTCTCCAAAATTTTCCTGTCAAGCGAGTCCATTTCAGATGTGAACTCAACTTTTTGTTTTGTGCAGGGGTCTTGGAGATGTAAGAtactcatcttcatcttctgaATCTCGTGGAGTCAAAGAGTCTGAAGATGCTGTTATTTCTCACTCTGAGTTGGTCTCACCTGATTCAGCTCCAAGTTCAGATGGTGGTATGccatttttttcagttttgatgTTGTATGGATTTTAGATATGATGTGACTTGTTTTAATCTTGACATGTTCACCAGgatcatcaacaaaattttaTCCCTCCATGCTGCAAGCTGCTAATTCTAACGCTGGTGAAGGAGGGATTTCTATGTTGGCATCACCCATCCTGTATGAAAGCTCTATTAACAAAGATATATGTTCAGTTTCATTCAAACAAGCTCAAATAGATGCTTCTCCTGCTGAGAATAGTAATTTTGTCAATAGTAATGTAACATCTTTAACAAATGATCCACATACTGCTGGAAGAATGATTGCAAAAGAAGTTCAGTCATCAGAAAGTGGTTTCACCAGTGAAGCTTCAAACTTAAGTTCCATTCGATCGGATTTGAGCATGAACATCATAGATGAGGGACCAGCAAATTATTCCCCAGATTTTGAGCTGTTTTTTCAAGAGGGTTACTGTAAAGTGTCAGAATTGAATGAATGTCAAGAATCAACTGAAGTTCTTACTTTTGTGGACAACAGCAGCAGTCCTTGTGATGTAGATAAATCTGAGGAAGATGGTGACAATGACGACATGCTTGgaggtgttttttctttctccgaAGAAGGTGTGAATgcaaatctttttctttcatgacaTGAATATTGAACataattactaaatatttaaaatgtggTTGCTGAATTTTGAGTATACAGTTTCTTGCTCCtcaattttgcataatttatTCTTGCTTTTCTATGTTGATGTTATTACCATATACATTAGATTGCTTACATTTGTTTGGATTCTCAAACCCTTTGCATGTAACTGTATCAAGAATAGTTCCAAAAAAGGAATAGGAGCATGTTTTGCACGCTTCAATTACAGTCAGCACGCATTGTGCTATAATTTGTTCATACCCCATCCTGATGAGttggtctttttattttgttggcaGGTTGATGTCCGTTTTCCTGTTTTCAAGTTCTGCTTAGTTCAAGCTGCCTTTCCTTACAATTCAATTTGTTCTGCAAAAGTCGGCCTAATGGGGTGGTTTGATTCTAATTGATAAATGTGGGCAATAATTGCCTTTCGACAATGGAATGCTACTGACAGATTGATACGAGAAGTGAGATAATTCTGGCAGATATATTACGGCCAGTGCAAATGCCAGGCTTCTGCCCATCCAATTCTCATGTACATTTTGTAAATTGATATTCAAATACCAATGATTTGTGGGGAAAGCTTCTTTATGTGCTGTGGAACATTATTTGttcttcaaagaaaaagaaaaaaaaatgaataaagaaaaaaaattcaaatcatatcggcatgccttttcttttcttaacaaCTCGTATCCGTGTACAATTACAGATTCAGCAATAGCAGCCTATCAGGTGGATTTGCTTTATTCTCATGCAGTGCTAATTCAGGTTCGTTGTTTCTTGCATGTACTTGAATTTCGGAATTTTTCGATGTTATGCTATTTTAGAATCCTCTTAGTCAAAAGAAGGCACGTATATCCTGCATAGCAGTCtgtaaaaccctaaaaaccttGCATCACTGTGCCGGTGGTGCGGCAGATTTGCATGGTGTGGCTGACCGCATATCTCAAGCTGGTGTTTGTGCTTGCTGAAACTTCCACAGGTCATGTTATTTTCAGATAAATTTTTGGATTCTTCCTATAGCCCAGTTCTTATTAGTCGGTGCACAAAGGGGTGGTCCTTTCTGCT from Populus trichocarpa isolate Nisqually-1 chromosome 5, P.trichocarpa_v4.1, whole genome shotgun sequence includes these protein-coding regions:
- the LOC18098842 gene encoding autophagy-related protein 18h, which encodes MKNNSNKGESNSSSSHNNSKNNRFIPNSLKFISSCIKTASSGVRSASASVAASVSGDHHDHKDQVLWASFDKLELGPGSLRNVLLLGYSSGFQVIDVEDASNITELVSRRDDPVTFLQMQPLPAKSEGCKGEGYRASHPLLLVVACDESKSSGPILSGRDGFNEPHMGNVAISPTIVRFYSLRSHNYVHVLRFRSTVYMVRSSQRIVAVGLATQIYCFDALTFENKFSVLTYPVPQLGGQGMVGVNIGYGPMAVGPRWLAYASDNPLVLNTGRLSPQSLTPLGVSPSSSPGSGSLVARYAMESSKQLATGLINLGDMGYKTLSRYCHDLMPDGSSSPVSSNSSWKVGRGATNSADTDTAGMVVVKDFVSRAVISQFRAHTSPISALCFDPSGTLLVTASIHGNNINIFRIMPSCSQSGQGAKNYDWSSSHVHLYKLHRGITPAIIQDICFSHYSQWIAIVSSRGTCHIFVLSPFGGENVLQIHNSHVDGPALSPVVSLPWWSTPSFLVNQHSFSSSPPSPVTLSVVSRIKNNNSGWLNTVSNATSSAAGKASIPSGAIAAVFHSCVHQDSQSAHLRKVNSLEHLMVYTPCGHVVQYKLLSSVGGEPSEIASRNGPASSVHMQDEELRVNVESIQWWDVCRRADWPEREECISGITHRGQETKETVMDTSDGEDDGIAHSQLVMSHEPSHWYLSNAEVQMSFWRIPLWQKSKMYFYAMSHLGPKEENISEDQTGQEIEIEKVPVHEVEIRRKDLLPVFDHFHRSPEWSERGLGDVRYSSSSSESRGVKESEDAVISHSELVSPDSAPSSDGGSSTKFYPSMLQAANSNAGEGGISMLASPILYESSINKDICSVSFKQAQIDASPAENSNFVNSNVTSLTNDPHTAGRMIAKEVQSSESGFTSEASNLSSIRSDLSMNIIDEGPANYSPDFELFFQEGYCKVSELNECQESTEVLTFVDNSSSPCDVDKSEEDGDNDDMLGGVFSFSEEG